A segment of the Mytilus trossulus isolate FHL-02 chromosome 12, PNRI_Mtr1.1.1.hap1, whole genome shotgun sequence genome:
ACCAGGGTACGAGGGATTAACTCGAGTGGTTAAAGTAAAAAATTTGTTGAAACCCGAGTAAGTAAAGTGAACTCGAAAGTTTCAAGTGAACTCGGCCATACGGACCCACTCAACACAGGAAACACATACGTACTCACCCAACACCGGAAACACATACGGACTCACCCAACACCGGAAACACATACGGACTCACCCAACACCGGAAACACATGCGGACCCCACAAATACCGGAAACACATGCGGACTTACCCAACACCGGAAACACATACGGACTCACCAAACACCGGAAACAAATGCGGACCCCACAAATACCGGAAACACATGCGGACCCCACAAACACCGGAAACACATGCGGACCCCACAAATACCGGAAACACATGGAGTGCGAACTTTTCAATCACTGTAAACACATACGGACTCTCAAAACACCAGAAACAAATACGACCTGTTCATACACCGGAAAAAACATCATTGCAGACTCTCAAAACACCGGAAACATTAAAGGACTACCCAAACAATGGATACATATACGAACCCCCTAAAAATCGGAAACCCATTTACAGACTCTACAAACTCTCAAAATTACGAAAATACATATGAACTCCCCAAAATTACGGTAAAATATAAGAGATTTTTCAATCACCGGAAACACTTACGGACTCGAACAGTTGTTATTAGAGTTCTTAATATGCAAAAGCCGTGTCATTTTCTCTTCTTCTGATTGATTTTAAACATCAAACAGTCAAAAAGACGTCCTAATTTGTTACGGGTTTACTACCAGTTAATATTTTTATACCCCAGTAATTTTAAAGTCTCATTCTTACAAGGAAATATATACACAGGTCGGTTTTTTTGCACACATAATTATGTTTCAAGAATTCAAGATTATAGCTCATAATAGGTCGGGTTAGAGTCGTGATTAAAAGCAACTCACTTGTACTATTTTCATCATTgcttatcaaatataaaaaaaaataaaaagatgtggtgtgattgccaattagTCTTTTTCCCACAAGAGACAAGAACACATAAAACCTAACAAAAAAGTTcgttatatctatatatgacaCTTTTTAAGATAAACATCGAAACACTTCATTGTATTGATCATCTCTGTAGTTTTTTCGGTACCAACTAAAGCTTTCGCAAGAAACGCAAAATATGGTTAACAGTCTATattgtggagcaggatatgctcacccttccggagcacctgtgctcacccctagtttttggtggggttcgtgatgtttattctttagttttctatgttgtgtcatgtgtactattgttcgtctgtttgtctttttcatttgtagccatggcgttgtcagtttgtttaagatttatgagtttgaccgttcctttggtatctttcgtccctcttttggaTACATTATTATTTAGTATTTGTTACTGTAGGGTGcctgtcatatttatttttcgtttattCATATGTTTATTGTTCATGATGttaattttctcttttgaagaacattaattatgtttggtttattGGTGTTTGGTGACCAATGTTTGTATGTACGTAATGTCGCTTCACCgtgtattgttttcttttttgtaatcATAATCCCTTAATTCTAAATAAATGATATTCTGAGTCCATTGGCGTTTTATTCGAAACGTTTAATCAATTCCGCATATTAACATATCTCTTTCATGATGACTGAAgctttcaaagaaaaaaaaagatatttttatgtagattagaccgttggttttcccgtttgaatggtttcactCTAGTATTTTTGGGTCCTTTATAGTTTGCTcagctgttcggtgtgagccaaggctccattttgaaggccgtacattgatctataatggttaacttttataaattgtaacttggagagttgtctcattggcactcagacCCCATCTTCCCATGGCTATATCtatgtaaaagtaaaatgattaaatcattacatatgatataaacaaaataatagaaaatgcaatttttttaactagctaaaaatgttgttattaaGGAGAGACAATGATTAAAActgaattttcaaaactttgtaaATTCTTCCCATGTGGCGATTAAAGACTCTTCATCATATCCATGAGCACttaaaagatatttcatttGACCAGCGGAACGAGATTGTTTTGAAAACCTTTTTTCATCTATCAATTCAATTCCTAAAAGATGAGCAGCAATTCCTACAAACGTATCATCGATGCTGATTCTTTTGATGTATGGAATTGCACGTGATAGCCTTATAACCACATCCATTGTGGTTAATATTGTTCCGCCTAATAAATAGTCCGGCCAATAATCGTACCGATATTCTTCCAATGAAATGTAagatttttcatgaaaacatAATCGGATAGGTTTCCAGCATTGGCCTCGATatccatacattttatttgaaatgtttaaacttGTTAACATTCGTACATAAGATAATATTCCTTTCACATTGAGAAAGTAATCATCGTctatgaataaaacatattgaAGATGAGAACAATGAACACTTACCCATCTAATGTTCAAAGAtgtcttatatatattatttctgtACACATCATCGAATGATCCTTGGATAATGTCATTATGCGCATGAATTTCATTATTAATCGCATCTTGTACTTCCGGTTCGTACCCAAGTGAAAAGTAAACATAAATATCCGGATTTCCGCCTTTCCCCCAGGTTCTTCTTATTGCTGATCTTTGACCATGATTActacattttgattttacaattacTAACAAAGAAACAGGTTTCTTGCAGGCATTTTTAGGtgaatttattatattatataatcgaTAGACATCATTGATTTCTTTAGTATGTGTTGTACCTGTCTTTTTCAATTCTTGAACAATACTACTGACATTTCCGAAAGGATACAGGTATAAAAATGTATCTTTGAACTCTTCACATTTaacataatcaaaataaagGTATGTTCCAACAAATGATACTACTACGCATGTACACAACgtcaaatttttaacaaatcgAAAAAGACGTAAGAAACTAATGTCGATTCTTTTCATCCTATACAAACCACGTGGTATAAACTATGGATACTGAGTAGATAACCTGTGAAGTTAAAACAGCAATATCAGGAATTATAAAACATGATGTTATTCGCCGTTTAAACACATAATTTTACTCCCAGGTTTTGGTAGGGTTCGGGATGCAtagtttctttgttttctttgttgtgttttgtgtatgaTGTAATTCGACATTTATACACATAATCATACTCccagtttttggtagggttcgggATGCAtagtttctttgttttctttgttgtgttttttgtatGATGTTATTCGACGTTTATACACATAATTGTACTCCCAGGTTTTGGTAGGGTTCGGGATGCAtagtttctttgttttctttgttgtgttttgtgtgctATTGATTGCCTTcttgtcattttacttttaagccatggcgatgtcagtttattttcgatttatgagtttgactgttcctttggaatctttcgctcctcttttatatatataatcccGGCAAGGGAAGAACTAATCTTTGCATATCAAACATTATTGCGTTATTTATAGTATGTGGTGTTGTCTCGATATCCAAATAGCACGAGTTCGAAACCCGGATGGGTGTAAATACATAATTGCTTCGGACGCATGACATTTATTAAATGgtctattttgttatttttttcggGGCAAAGTAATATCTTTCTATTGGtttattgtcattatttttaattattcaagTTGTAAGGGGATTCGAATAATGATACCAATAAGTTGCTGTAGTCATAACGCAGTGGTCATTAGTTGGTCGTAGGCCATAATAGTGGCAGTTTGTGGATGAAACATGTGGAGTATAGTCATTCTGGAGTACTTGAAATCACCCTCGGGTTTTGGTCGGGTTCGTTTTGTTcagtttttaaatttcttaaaaccattttaaattttatttagttttctataatttggtTAAATTGAGTActgtatatttttcttttaaattagtgGTTTTCCGCCATGACGTTTTCAGTTTGTCTTCGATTTATGATTTCATTCCATTCCAGTCATGAAAACACCATTGTTCCTCGAATATAGGTATATTGATTGCAAATTATGCATTTTAAACATATTGACTggtaataataaaatcaaaaaaattataaattgaaagaTAAGATGGTTTCCTATGAATACCAAATAGACAGCTGTATATTCATAACAGACTAAATGGCGTGGATTTAACCAGTTATAAGTTTTAGATGTAGTTATCGACCAACGACAGCCATTGACCAACAGGCTCCGGACTGAGACATATACATATTTCATAATGTGGCAtttattgtcaataaaatagCACATCCACAGAgctttatttacaaaatctccTGACACCGccgtaaaatattaacaaatattttattaaatattaggaaataaaagaaataacttaCCTCGGAAGTTCGCGATCgttaaatgacaatttttcctTCTTCTGTTTTAATTTGTGGCAAAAGTTGGAATTGAATTTCAAAAGTCACAAAGTTTGTTTACAACTAATAATTACAAATAGATTGATTTCTTTCTATGTCCAAAAACCTCATCCTTCACACGAAAtactttcttttgatttgaagtGTTTATTCTACACAATTGCAGTGTGCAATATTGGgatttcatagtttttttaaCGCCTACTTTCGAGATTCTATGTATTATACAACAGACTGCTACTATTATATCGATCTGGTAactatttaatatttacattatttgcAATTTATTATCCTACCCTACACTCGAACTTCAAACCATAAAATTACGTGTTTCTTTGATCGTATAACCACATTCAGTTGATAAATATAAAGTACCTTCGATTTATTATACCTCATAAACTTTGGCCGATAACTGTTTATGGTACATAATTGTGTTTATACTATACACCATAGACGATACGAATATGTCTTTTATCGTGAgatttcattaaatataagacCGAAAACCAAACATAAAACGTGTTCTTATCAGGGGGAGGGTAGAACAtttttcgggacgtcgggaGCCGACCCCTCCCTCCCCTCTTATCATTGTACAGATGTCTCGATGCTGTTGTTGACCTACTTTTAACGTGATTGTTTTGAAAACTTCCTTATTTGAGTATGTGGTTTCAAACACAACAAACAAGAATTAAAATATGGAGTGATAAATACTTCTGTATTGTGCCCCATGTATCTTATAATGTTTCTAGACTTCAAATTAGAACGAAAAgcgaataaaatattaattgaaaagCTTTACTATAATTTAGTAATATAACTTGTAAATATAAACTACCGATTTGTCCAACTTTAATAAGACAGATCGAGATTTTTTTCGGGAAAGGGGTGGGGAGGGAAGGAGTCACAGACACAAACTTTTAAAGCTTAATATCTAAAGCTGACATTCGCAACTGAAATTGTTACTCTTATCGAACATATGTTTCTTAGAATTGTACTAAATTAATCGGTCACCATAAAATACCATACATGGAGTGACAACTGTGAACAGTTTCTAGTTTTAAGAGTATCAACGGCCAGCTATATATCATGGGCTAAAAGCAATAGATGAAAGACAATTTAGCTGACAACAAAAATAGTTTAACCACGCCACATACTATATaaatgtgcctgttccaagtcaggagcctgtatttcagtggttgttgtttgtggctgtgttacatatttgtttttcgttcctctttttgtacattaattaaagttttctcgtttaaattgttttacatctgtaATTTCGGAGC
Coding sequences within it:
- the LOC134693275 gene encoding beta-1,3-galactosyltransferase brn-like — encoded protein: MKRIDISFLRLFRFVKNLTLCTCVVVSFVGTYLYFDYVKCEEFKDTFLYLYPFGNVSSIVQELKKTGTTHTKEINDVYRLYNIINSPKNACKKPVSLLVIVKSKCSNHGQRSAIRRTWGKGGNPDIYVYFSLGYEPEVQDAINNEIHAHNDIIQGSFDDVYRNNIYKTSLNIRWVSVHCSHLQYVLFIDDDYFLNVKGILSYVRMLTSLNISNKMYGYRGQCWKPIRLCFHEKSYISLEEYRYDYWPDYLLGGTILTTMDVVIRLSRAIPYIKRISIDDTFVGIAAHLLGIELIDEKRFSKQSRSAGQMKYLLSAHGYDEESLIATWEEFTKF